Genomic window (Alnus glutinosa chromosome 9, dhAlnGlut1.1, whole genome shotgun sequence):
TGCAGAGAGAGTGTATGTATAGGGATGAAAATTTGAAGACCATCATTTGTGTCATATTCTCTAGTGTTAGATTGAAAAAGATGCATGTTTCATTTGTGATTCCATCTATGATTGGATAAATGATAGCCTTTAGTTTGTTTGAAGTGTcaggagaaaaggaaaaggatgaGAAATGGGCCAAATGGCTTTTTATTTCTCAAAGATTTCTATGCATTTTTTTTGATCATTTGCCTCACCATGAGTACAAATCTAAGTTTTGAATATTTAGTTTGTACAGACATGTCTTTTTCTTACAGTGAGATTCAAGAGAATAGGATTCGATCCACCCTCTATTAGAAAAACCATGTGCATTGATGATCATACTCTAGCAAACCCAGTAGACATAGAACAACTAGTTTCCAGCTTGTAGAGGGAAATCTTGATGACCTTTTGTGGCTAACAATGTGCAACCAAAGCTTCTAAGGTATgcaaagaagaggaaaataagAGTTGccttaaatcctatcaaaattgaAATACACAAGCCCATCTTTTCTTTGCTCAAACTACAATATTGGAACCAAAACAATACAATTAAGCTTACGTAGATGCTTTTGATTGCCGAtttcaaaacaaagcaaataCAAATACACATTGTAtctaaaaaccaacattttctAATAAAACAACCTAAGAGATACAAGTGTTTGCTTACAAATCACCAACTTCATTACAACCACCAAATATGTACAATGGGTGATTGCATacaaaaaaagaccaaaaaaaaacacaagacaAAAAGGTTGTACTGATCCACCACCACGCACAATTCAAGACAACATCATACGACCAATTCTACGGCCGTGCTGGTTTTTGGAAGTGTATCTAAAAAAGAAAACGTAGAATGCAAATAAAATCCATGAACCCACAAGCATTGTCAAGTAATTCATATTCATTACTTGGAATTTGATCTCCCCATTCTCGATTTCCTTACGATACTGGGCAATTTCATTGTCCATTTCTGCCTTCGTCTTCCCAACTTGTTTCTCCATTTTTTCCTTCACCTTGTCAGCTTTTTTCCCCATTTCTACCTTCACCTTCCCAACTTCAACTTCAACGATGGTTTCACATCGTCTTGCTTCTGCCTTCACCTTGTCAACTTCTTTCTCCATTTCTACCTTCACCTTCCCAACTTCAACTTCAACAATGGTTTCACATTGTCTTGCTTCTGCCATCAAACTTTCGTGCCATTTACGCAAATGATCTGCCACCCTTTTATCATGTTCACACAGTTTATGATTAACCAATTCAAAGAAACCACACTCTCGAGTAATCTGCAAAACACATAACAAAGATTAAGCAGCAAAACACGTAACCTAAAACAACCTTTACTTGGTTCAAAAAATGTACCCATAACCCATTACTGCCCAACAATAGCTTATTATAATTGGATAACAAAGATACATAATTTTTCACAACCAACAGATTCATTGTACTTGCAAACCTCaggcaaaaaaattaaattgcatATGAAGGTCCATAGCCACAATGACTGAATGAGTACCCAATGAAGATCACAACCATGCAAAATCAGCTCAATTTAAACCACCAATAAAGATCTAAACCACTACATTGCTCATATCTTAGTACCCAATGAATATGAAAACCTAAGATTTTTCAATGTGATTTTAATACAAACAACCAACAAACCTTCAACACTCAGCACACAAATCCAAGAAAATATGAAGATCTAAATCGCTATAATGCTGTAATTTAAGTACCCAATGAATATTTCAACCCAAAATTTTAGGATTTCAAGCGAATACAAACATGATGTAAATCTTCAACATCCACCATGAAAATCCAAGAAAATAACGAGCAAGGTACTTGCCTTCTAATTTTCACAGTTCACAAACCTTCTACCGAATTTTTTTACAATGTGGGCTGTTCTCACAATCATCGGCCGCTGGCAGTAGCAAACTCGTTGCTGTGCAGATGTAGCACCGCTCTGGGTGGACTCAGAGGTTGCATCCATCTTCTCCCTAAAGTAGCGGGTGGACTCGAAGGTTGCATCCTGTGTCAAGGCACCATCTTCTCCTTTAAGTAGCTGTCGGCGAAACCCTAGTTTCTCTACCTATCAGACTCCTCTTCTattctcttctctctcattttttttttgataagtaaaagaaaagaaaagaagagagagagagagagagagagagagagagagaagaaggaaaaaatgaaaaggaaaaaaccacCGTGAGTTtaagtttttgtgattttcgAAAATGCAACGGGTGAAAACATTAGGGCATTTTGGTGAAGTCAAGACCAAAAATCACACGTGCGCCGCATGTGCGGCAATATCCGTCAGGGAAGATGGAATCATCTAATGGAAtggctacattgcaaatttttaaaacttgattggggtacattgcaaatttttttactttgaagGCAAGATTGAAAAAGTGGTGAAACATTGGgagggtaaagtgtaattttccctaaaaaaattataacattgtcCTTTTGGCTCTTTGAATCTAGatgaaaaatttgacaaatgtTAAGTTTAACATTTGCTAAAGAGAGTTATATGGGCCTATTgtgatttttgttaaaaatatagagtaaaactaaatatgaaaaGGCCATTGTGAGTGCTATTAGTACGCATCTTTGTGCAACCTCAAAGTTAATGTATAtgacttaaaaaatataaatatagatGGGCTAAAAACTTCTCTTAATCAGGGTAGTGCATCTCCCACTGACCAAATATGAAATAAGGTAAACtatccacatcatcacttgcgTGCACTTCAACGCCAACAAGCTTCAACCCGGCGTTATCTTGGACCCCGAAAACACGCTGCCCGAGCTCAGCAGAGCCTGTTGCCCGGGACTCCCTGGGAGTGATGGGGGACTTCGACGGTGGCGGAGGAGTAACTTCAGGGGATTCGGGCGGGGTCCGGTTTGTAACCGAAGAAGCTGACGACTTAGGAAGAAGGTCGTCCAAGCTCGGGATCCTTTTATCCTGCTGGACCTTTTTCTTTGGGGGCTTCTTTGTTAGAACCGCCTCGGGAGCAGGTGGCCGAGACGCTCCGACAGCTTTGTCCTTCTTTTTCCCCGGCCCAAAAGACCCGGTACCCAGGGTCTTGCTTTTGACTATCGCTACATCATCAGGACTTTTCCCTCTAGGATCAGATATCCAAACATCTTCCGGAGGGCGGCGTTCGTAACAATAGCATCAAAGTCCCTCTCGGCATTCGTCTTTGCTTCGGCAAACTTGTGGGCTGTCTTGACCCGCTTCTTCTAGTCCCGAGTCAGCTTGGGAAGTTCATCCCACTCCTTCTTCAATGTGCCCCATTGCCGATGAACCCTCTACTCCTTGGCAGGAACCTCACTGGCGGGACACTCCCACTCTCCAAGACATAGAAGAACTCCTAGTCCCATTGCTTGTTGTTCGAATAAGGGCCCTTTTGATCTATCCAAACAAGCCCTGGGTTCGTCTGGGCTGCAAAAGCCACTGTCCCAAACTCCCTGAAAATAGGGCGGTAAAGGGCGAAGAATTCAGGAACAGACATTGTGTGCCTAGGATGAATCGCCGGCCAGGTCATATACGACACCAAAAACAACATCCATCTATTAGGTAGCACCTGGAATGGAGACAGTTGGAGGAAAGAGAGCAGCTCTCGAATGATGGAATGGAGGGCGAAATGAAAGCCCGCCATGACCATTCACCTGTTAAGGCAGATATCCCCAGACCTAGGCTCAGGGAAGACGGTCCCATCCGGTCCAGGAAAATGAAGCTACACGAAAGTCAGGATATCAAAGTTGTGGTAGAGGAAGGTTTCGTCCATCGACGAATATACGAAATGAAGCTCTAGGGCGTAGTCCATGTTTGGTGGGACATCTCCGATAAGCGAAACCTCACTCATAGAGGAGGCTTCGCCGCCCCCAGTAATCGGCCTAGATTGTTCGACACCGAGAAGCGCAAGGTTAGAGACGGGGTCAGCTTCTTAAAAGAAAGCCTCTAAAGAGCTGTCAAtggaagacattttttttttttcccgacgAAGGAGGGTTGGGGTGCAGAGCTTAAAGAAAGGAGAGCGAAAGGTATAGAAGCAAAGGTGCAAATAAATGAGAAGATTTTGAAACATAAATGGGGGGTATTTATACTGGAAACCCCAGACGCGTGGCATGATCGCAACGGTTGTCATTAGGTGCCTCGGATAAAGATTCGACTGTTACGCCCGGGGAAGGGCAACGGTCAAAATGTCGAGGGATGGGCGGCAACAGAATTTATGCTGACAGCACACCAAGATGTGACCTGCGGTCTCCCGGGACATGTGGCAGAATCGTAACGGAGAACGGCGGGCAATCATGGAACGCGTTGCATGGAAAACCGAAAAGTCGTACATTGAGAAGTGTAACGGTCAGAATGTCAGACGAACTAGACAACATGTGAAGTACAGAGAAAACCCATCATGATTCAAGGCTGCACCACTGAATATAAGACATGTGTCCCGGCTTGCATCACGAACCTAGGATCAAAGGATAATAGCTGGCGGTAACTCGGAGTGACGGCACGTGGGAGTCACAACAGTGCATTGTGTGGAGAAAAGACGAACCATTTGAAAACTCGGGACAAGCCGCCTGATGTTCTGAATGAACTGAAGTCTCGGAGAGCGGTAGTCCCAGAAAAACCAAGACCCGGATTATAAGAATGGTAATAATTCCCATCATCCAAGCTTCAGGCTCGGATAAGGGAATTATGGGGTAATTGTTGGGAATAAATCCCGCTTGGGCTGGCCCGGCCCACGTCGAAGGCTACGAGCCCACCTTAGTTACCATTTCTCTCAAAGGCCCTTCCTAAAGGGTTTGGGCTCCAAGGCCCGGACCAGACCATCAAGGCCCTAGAGCCCGGATCGACCCATGAGAGGACCACATGCCACAACTCGATGACTCTCGAATAGGACCAAGCCCGGAACGCATAACAAGTGTCCCATCCTGGGCCCGAGTGTGAATTGCGGCGCCGAAAAGCATGAAGTGACCGTGGCAGTACAGAGAAAATATATACGCCGAGAATATCTGTGCCAGGTTATCCCTGCAGGTGCAGAGGATAATGGCGGCATCGTGATGTCCCTGCCAGTGTAGAGAAGTGACAATGGACGACTTAAGAATATCCCTGACACACAGGGATGTCCCTGCCAGTGCTTAACAGTGGACGGTGCCGGGATACTCCTGCAGGTGAAATAAATGCAAGCAAAGATGCATTACAACgtcgctttccttaagaaattatttgtcccCACCAAAAGGTATGCAAAGAGTTacagcaaatatttctccaagatacaatggagcccagaatcttctgtttgtttaattgcgttttacacaaatgaaaattaaaccagaacactttcagatttttctattcTAGCAAGAGACAGAcagaaacttgaaatttttatttataaaaatacagaaggtattaaaaaaaacacgaaagataaaagaaattttgttatctttttattaataactGGACAGTAGTTACTTCTGTATTCTGTTGATAACTGGACAACAATTACTTTTGTATTATGTTGAACAACTGTTAATCAAACCGTCTAGTAACAGTAATAAACTGCTTAAGTAACAGTAATAAACTGCTATTTTAATAGACACTTAATCttgaccatcagatcaaataattgtcgatgattatttaataataaccattagatcgttattaattaatttcaaccGTTAGATCAAATATGATTTAACCTTACAGTTTATTTTAGTGATGATCCAGTAAATTCAACAACTAGATCTACCTAAAAAGCATCATATGATTTAGATCAAACCACCAGATCGATTAATCATGACAATCCAGAATTTAAAAGTGCTTTGTGCTAAGTGTCAACTGCGCTATCAAAGCGCCCTACAGCCCACTGCCATACGCGCGTGTACGACCGATGCTTCGCACCGTTCTAAAATATATActcaagcattactttaaatgcttaaagtgtatTAGACCTTACAAATGTCAActacactttctttttttccatgtgagactatcttcatttaatgttCTTTGACACCTTCCTTTTAAAACATTCCctagacacaaaataaatatatatacatatttattttgaaaatgctttatCAGTTTGCTACTCACTCTAAGTTCCATAATAATTCAGATGAGATTGATCTAGTACTTGAAGATTCACACGATATAAAGGATAAACTAGGGATTGGCtctcctaataaaaaaaatcatcaacttCAGAAACAATTCAAGAATTCCTATGATTTGCAAACCCAGATTAGAACCAACTCACAGTAACAAGATTCACCAAACATATAATCCAAAAAAGCACACAATAGCCGAAATCAGAGAATCCAAAGATAGTAAACAAACCACAACAGGAACCAATACCTCAAAAATCCGTTTGGCGCAAGTCCCAGTGACCTTGTCGCGGCAAGAATGGACG
Coding sequences:
- the LOC133877573 gene encoding uncharacterized protein LOC133877573, whose translation is MAPNTKTHLGLTHFLLFFLSILTIPSLLLSDSIPTVYEILPQFGLPSGLLPDSVVNYTSSDDGRFVVFLANPCYVQFEYLVYYDKTITGKLSNGSITGLKGIQVQRFFLWLDVDEIRVDLPPSDSIYFQVGLINKKLDLGQFKTVHSCRDKVTGTCAKRIFEITRECGFFELVNHKLCEHDKRVADHLRKWHESLMAEARQCETIVEVEVGKVKVEMEKEVDKVKAEARRCETIVEVEVGKVKVEMGKKADKVKEKMEKQVGKTKAEMDNEIAQYRKEIENGEIKFQVMNMNYLTMLVGSWILFAFYVFFFRYTSKNQHGRRIGRMMLS